From Gemmatimonadota bacterium, a single genomic window includes:
- the rpsO gene encoding 30S ribosomal protein S15 yields MGYDKQGIMTKHRQHETDTGSAKVQVALLTERINSLTDHFRAHAKDHHGRRGLLKMVGQRRRLLTYLRNTDLVTYRALIQDLGLRH; encoded by the coding sequence ATGGGGTACGACAAGCAGGGCATCATGACGAAGCACCGCCAACACGAAACCGACACTGGGTCGGCCAAGGTCCAGGTGGCCCTTCTCACCGAGCGCATCAACTCTCTCACGGATCACTTCCGGGCCCACGCCAAAGACCATCACGGTCGGCGGGGTCTGCTCAAGATGGTCGGTCAGCGGCGGCGTCTCTTGACGTACCTTCGCAACACCGACTTGGTGACCTACCGAGCGCTCATTCAAGATCTCGGGCTCCGACACTAA